Below is a window of Mucilaginibacter ginkgonis DNA.
CGCAAATGCGCTTAGGCTGCAGCCGGACAATTTGGAGCGCCTTATCAAACTTGGCTTAAAAACCATTGGCAGTTTTATAAAAATGCCGCGTTCTGTTCTGCGAAGGCGTTTTGGCGATGATATTTTATTGCGCATAGGGCAGGCTATTGGCTTCGAAGAAGAAGTTTTGCAGCCTGTAAAAGTGATTAGCCCGTATGAAGAACGCCTGCCATGCCTTGAGCCTATTTGCACGGCATCCGGGATAGAAATCGCCATAGAGATGCTTTTAGCCAAAATTTGCAGACGGCTCGAAAATGAAGGTAAGGGTTTGCGTATAGCTATCTTAACCTGTTACCGGGTTGATGGTAATCAGCAGCAGGTTCAGATAGGCACAAATACTCCCTCAAACAATGTTGCGCACTTGTTAAAGCTGTTTACACTAAAAATAGACAGCATTGAACCTGCTCTAGGCATCGAGTTATTTATACTTGAAGCGCCCAAGGTTGAAAATATTAATCCATCGCAAGAAGTGTTTTGGGGTGAAACAACCGGACTTGAAGACCCTCAGGTTGCAGAACTGCTTGACCGTATTGCCGGAAAGTTTGGAGCAGGTCATATCCGCAGGTATTTGCCGCAGCAGCATTACTGGCCTGAGCGTTCGGTCAAAAGCACAACTTCAATAAAGGAACAGCCTGCCATTGCATGGTCTGTTGCAAAACCAAGGCCTACGCAACTTTTGCCATATCCGCAGCGCATAGAGGTTGCTGCCCCTATCCCCGATTACCCACCCATCAACTTCAGATATAAAGATAAGGTGCACCACATACGCAGGTCTGACGGCCCCGAACGTATAGAACGCGAATGGTGGATGGACAAGGGCGAGCACCGTGATTATTATGTGGTTGAAGATGAGGCCGGCTGCCGTTACTGGCTCTTTAGGTTAGGCCATTACAGTGCAGATCAAACCCATCAGTGGTTTATTCACGGATTTTTTGCCTGACAGATGATAGAATATGCGGAACTACAGGTAACCAGCAATTTTACGTTCATGAAAGGTGCTTCGCACCCCGAAGAAATGGTTAGACGTGCCTTTGAGCTGGGTTATTCTA
It encodes the following:
- a CDS encoding Y-family DNA polymerase, giving the protein MAQRFVVIWFHHLLTDWLILKKPGMREVPFIFTAAEHNRIIVIAANQEAESQGIFKGIFAADAKAIVPDLQVFDHKPGRDASLLKTMAEWCIRFSPIVAVDRDNHSLIFDITGCAHLLGSEEAYMNKIANSLHFKGFRIRAAMADTIGAAWAVAHFGKNGTIVPSDEQANALLQLPANALRLQPDNLERLIKLGLKTIGSFIKMPRSVLRRRFGDDILLRIGQAIGFEEEVLQPVKVISPYEERLPCLEPICTASGIEIAIEMLLAKICRRLENEGKGLRIAILTCYRVDGNQQQVQIGTNTPSNNVAHLLKLFTLKIDSIEPALGIELFILEAPKVENINPSQEVFWGETTGLEDPQVAELLDRIAGKFGAGHIRRYLPQQHYWPERSVKSTTSIKEQPAIAWSVAKPRPTQLLPYPQRIEVAAPIPDYPPINFRYKDKVHHIRRSDGPERIEREWWMDKGEHRDYYVVEDEAGCRYWLFRLGHYSADQTHQWFIHGFFA